In a single window of the Diabrotica undecimpunctata isolate CICGRU chromosome 11, icDiaUnde3, whole genome shotgun sequence genome:
- the LOC140452889 gene encoding elongation factor 1-alpha-like: MGKEKIHINIVVIGHVDSGKSTTTGHLIYKCGGIDKRTIEKFEKEAQEMGKGSFKYAWVLDKLKAERERGITIDIALWKFETATYYVTIIDAPGHRDFIKNMITGTSQADCAVLIVAAGTGEFEAGISKNGQTREHALLALTLGVKQLIVGVNKMDSTEPAYSESRFEEIKKEVASYIKKIGYNPAAVAFVPISGWHGDNMLEGSDRMPWFKGWNIKRKEGKAEGKCLIEALDAILPPSRPTEKPLRLPLQDVYKIGGIGTVPVGRVETGVLKPGMVVVFAPANLTTEVKSVEMHHEALQEAVPGDNVGFNVKNVSVKELRRGYVAGDTKNNPPRGASDFTAQVIVLNHPGKISNGYTPVLDCHTAHIACKFAEIKEKVDRRSGKTTEENPKAIKSGDAAIVNLVPTKPMCVELFQEFPPLGRFAVRDMKQTVAVGVIKSVAFKDPSAGKVTKAAEKAQKKK; the protein is encoded by the exons ATGGGTAAAGAAAAGATTCACATTAACATCGTCGTCATTGGACACGTAGATTCTGGTAAATCTACTACTACTGGACATTTAATTTACAAATGTGGTGGTATTGATAAACGTACCATTGAAAAGTTCGAAAAGGAAGCCCAAGAAATGGGTAAAGGTTCATTCAAATATGCCTGGGTACTTGACAAACTTAAGGCCGAGAGAGAACGTGGTATTACAATTGATATTGCTCTGTGGAAATTCGAAACAGCTACATACTATGTAACCATCATTGATGCTCCTGGACACAGAGATTTCATTAAGAACATGATCACTGGTACATCACAAGCTGACTGTGCTGTACTTATTGTTGCAGCTGGTACCGGTGAATTCGAAGCAGGTATTTCAAAGAATGGACAAACACGTGAACATGCTCTTCTTGCATTAACCCTTGGTGTAAAACAACTTATTGTTGGTGTCAACAAAATGGACTCCACTGAACCAGCATACAGTGAATCACGTTTTGAGGAAATCAAGAAAGAAGTAGCCTCGTACATCAAAAAGATTGGTTATAACCCAGCTGCAGTTGCGTTTGTGCCAATCTCAGGATGGCATGGGGACAACATGTTAGAAGGATCTGACAGGATGCCATGGTTCAAGGGATGGAATATTAAACGTAAAGAAGGTAAAGCTGAAGGAAAGTGCTTGATTGAGGCTTTGGATGCTATCCTACCCCCATCTCGTCCAACTGAGAAGCCCCTCCGTCTTCCACTCcag GATGTCTACAAAATTGGTGGTATTGGAACAGTACCTGTAGGCCGTGTTGAAACTGGTGTATTGAAACCTGGTATGGTTGTAGTTTTCGCTCCAGCCAATTTGACGACTGAAGTAAAATCTGTTGAAATGCATCATGAAGCACTCCAGGAAGCAGTACCTGGTGACAACGTTGGTTTCAACGTCAAGAACGTCTCTGTTAAAGAATTGCGTCGTGGTTATGTAGCTGGAGACACCAAGAACAACCCACCCAGAGGAGCTTCAGACTTCACTGCCCAAGTCATTGTACTCAACCACCCTGGTAAAATCTCAAATGGATACACCCCTGTGCTCGATTGTCACACAGCCCACATTGCCTGCAAATTCGCTGAAATCAAAGAAAAGGTTGACCGTCGTTCTGGTAAAACCACTGAAGAAAATCCCAAAGCCATCAAATCTGGTGATGCCGCCATTGTCAACTTGGTACCTACGAAGCCCATGTGTGTAGAATTATTCCAAGAATTCCCACCCCTTGGACGTTTTGCTGTCCGTGACATGAAGCAAACAGTTGCAGTAGGAGTCATCAAGAGCGTTGCCTTCAAAGATCCCAGCGCCGGAAAAGTCACAAAAGCTGCAGAAAAGGCacaaaagaagaaatag